In the Parasphingorhabdus halotolerans genome, CTCCTGATCAATCGGATTAGGTAATCCATTGGCTGGAACAAACCGGAAGTCACGGCGCTGCGCCTGACGGTCATTGAGATAATAAGCGTAGCCAGCGTTCAAGTTGACCGGGATGCCAATATTGGTTTCATAACCCAAATCAATACCGCCGCCATAAACATCGTCGTTCAAATCACTGAATTGAATTCGGGCTGACTCCCCGGGAGAGGTCAGGTCATTGACAAAATCATTGGCGATCTGGTCATCAAAGGCATAGCTGTATGATCGTTGATAGGGTGCGTCGCGCTTGGAATTGGCATAGGCACCGCGCAAATCAACCGAAAATGCATCAAACTTGAATTCGCCAACGAATTGCGAGGTAAAAAGTTGCCGCTCGAACCAGCTTGTCCGTCCCTGATTGAGTAATGTTTCTTCATCAACGTTTATCGCGTCGATTCCGGCCTTGATCGACGCTTCCTTTGATGTGTCGTGGATGTAGAGATTGGTAAAGCGCAACTTGTGCTCGCCAATTTCAGCGGACAAACCAAGCAGTCCATTCACGATGATGCGATTCTCAGTCGTGACGAAATTGAAATTCTGGTCCGGCAACAGACCTGGTTCACCGTTGATGTTCACGATACCTTGCGAGGTCTGCTGCAATCCGGCTCTGGTGCGCCAGCTATTTTCAAATCCTGCGGTCGCTACAATACCGACGAAGGCATCACCGACGTCAAACGTGGTGCCGCCTGTAATCTCCGCTGAAAAATTAGCAGGGATATCCCTATTCTCCTGGATCAGGTTGGTATTGGCATTGTTCAGACTTGCGCCAAAATTTTGGAGATCCAAGCTGGAAAATTCGGTGCCAACCGAGATCGGGATATTACGCGCGATAGCCTGAGCCAGTCCACTGGGAATATCACGTATTCCGTTATCATAGCCGATTATATCTGTGTCAGAACCATCGTAAGTATAGCCCAGTTTGCCGGTTGTTTCACTATCGCCACTAAGGCTCATTTTGATCTCGAGAAACGGCTCATCCGGCGTTGATTTGGTGGTCAGGTTGATCACTCCGCCGCCAAATTCACCGGGGAAATTGGCGGAATAGCTTTTCTGCACAACGGTCGAGGCGATGACACTGGTTGGGAACAGGTCAAGTGGAACCACGCGGCGTAGCGGTTCCGGCGATGGCAGGGGTAACCCATTCAAAAGCGCCAGCGAATAGCGCTCACCCAAGCCACGGACGAAAACGAACCTTCCGCCAACGACACTCAAACCGGTCACGCGCTGCAACGAGCCAGCGATGTCGCCATCGGCAGCGCGTGCGATTTCTGCTTCACCGAGCACCGAAACCACTTCGGATGTTGCGCGGATCGGATTGGGAATAAATTTGCCGCGAACGATAATCTCGCCGCTGAAATCGCCGCCGGGTGCTGAGATATCAACGTCAGCGTCGGGTTGTGTTTCTTCCACCTGCTCGTCTTCTTCAATCGGCGTATCGGTTGGAGCCGTTTGGGCAAATGCCGAGGGAGACAACAACGCGGTGGTAAGCAAAAGGCTAGAGATAAACGTGGCCCGCTTTTTCATCGAATTACTTCCTTGTCGCATATAAAAAATGGGATGACGGCCAGTGCGACCGCCATCCCGCAGGTGTTCTCAGGGTTAACCAATGGTCGGAGCGGTCGCGCAATCATTGGCATAGAGCCCGCAAGTCCAGCCCTGGAAACGGGTGTCGTTCGCGTCTCGTACTGCGCCAATGTAATTCACATTTTCAAAGAAGCTATTCACGCCACTTACCGCAAATGGGGTCACTCCGCTTTCGTTAGCTCCGTTCAGGAATGGGAACGCGGCTGCGACATTGGCGAGCGATGATGTGCCGTTTGCCGTGTTATTCGTTCCGGCGTTGAACAAAGTCTGTATTTGAGCAACAGTAATGTTTCCATCATCCACAAATGCGGTCGGACAACTCATGAATACCGACTGGAACACGGGAGGCCCGTTCTCGTCAGGACCAGCGCCCGCTGCTTGAACGGTGGTAGCACTATCGATGTCAACACATGCCCGCCATTCCGGCTTGTGAACACACTGTTATAAAAAGCATAGTCACCGCCACCACGGAGCAGGATCACGTGATCGCCGCCATTGGAAACGAAAGTAACGTTGGCCAATTTGTGATCTTGGCGCGGTTCGGCATCTTCGTCGCCGTTAGAATCCGCTTCC is a window encoding:
- a CDS encoding TonB-dependent receptor domain-containing protein — protein: MKKRATFISSLLLTTALLSPSAFAQTAPTDTPIEEDEQVEETQPDADVDISAPGGDFSGEIIVRGKFIPNPIRATSEVVSVLGEAEIARAADGDIAGSLQRVTGLSVVGGRFVFVRGLGERYSLALLNGLPLPSPEPLRRVVPLDLFPTSVIASTVVQKSYSANFPGEFGGGVINLTTKSTPDEPFLEIKMSLSGDSETTGKLGYTYDGSDTDIIGYDNGIRDIPSGLAQAIARNIPISVGTEFSSLDLQNFGASLNNANTNLIQENRDIPANFSAEITGGTTFDVGDAFVGIVATAGFENSWRTRAGLQQTSQGIVNINGEPGLLPDQNFNFVTTENRIIVNGLLGLSAEIGEHKLRFTNLYIHDTSKEASIKAGIDAINVDEETLLNQGRTSWFERQLFTSQFVGEFKFDAFSVDLRGAYANSKRDAPYQRSYSYAFDDQIANDFVNDLTSPGESARIQFSDLNDDVYGGGIDLGYETNIGIPVNLNAGYAYYLNDRQAQRRDFRFVPANGLPNPIDQERIDFLLSDFNIFTHEIELREVAAQTSVPAYEAQLEIHAGYGQLDAELADGLRLNVGVRYEDAQQSVTPILLQGGAASLASGISNDYWLPAGTLTWNFADDMQFRLAASKTVARPQFRELAPQQFLDLETDRTFIGNPLLSDSELINVEGRYEYYIGRGERITLAGFYKKIDNPIENVAFVQGGGTLFTGFSNAPTATLYGAEVELVKYFPLNDLGGSFFEDRRLLLAANYTYTKSDIKVGAGDQAINPVTLQATDASNLFDDGDRLTGQSTHVANLQFGMEREDGPLSQQTVLLTYNSPRVTARGPQDQPDLIERTGWRLDFVLREEMNIAGQDFEMKFEARNVLGTGYRESQTLGSSTILNNAYEVGTRFSLSIGLNF